Proteins found in one Parasteatoda tepidariorum isolate YZ-2023 chromosome 7, CAS_Ptep_4.0, whole genome shotgun sequence genomic segment:
- the LOC122270486 gene encoding degenerin unc-8-like, translated as MGVPKREEYDQVTDSRSWFEAVEFFPKMDIDCEMAYGSRSAKGCSDSLTGTPFTDVENYPNICITIASAKEKPDFEEEIYANSLKIYLIIDTKPEDYFFTFDPVIVHAVVHNRMQLVNPFVEGYVMEGGKQYNGDVSLNEIIRIKPPYSTNCYDYVSSWRAKNGTGPLTQSECIEHCKLTTVRSLDKCVGANVFYSHTEELCEYEITATDEIIKNCTKKCQPACYERKYEVEYREKHGSKEEFDSGLCTMIDRMNELENSSYAYGSVENCRLKQIKVTFSFERFRLRRQIYNQQYQSVELFSYIGGYLGLWLGLGFISLFESLANIVCHLWRRGRFKYSSVQNL; from the exons GTACCAAAAAGGGAGGAATACGATCAGGTGACAGACTCGAGATCTTGGTTCGAAGCTGTTGAGTTTTTTCCGAAAATGGATATTGATTGCGAGATGGCATACGGTAGTCGCAGTGCAAAGGGTTGCAG TGACAGTTTAACCGGGACACCTTTTACTGATGTTGAAAATTATCCCAATATCTGCATCACCATTGCTTCAGCTAAAGAAAAACCggattttgaagaagaaatttaCGCGAATTCGTTAA aAATATACTTGATCATTGATACTAAACCCGAAGACTACTTCTTTACATTTGATCCAGTTATTGTGCATGCAGTTGTTCATAACAGAATGCAGTTAGTAAACCCATTTGTAGAGGGATACGTTATGGAAGGAGGAAAGCAATACAATGGTGATGTTTCACTG AatgaaattataagaattaaaccACCTTACAGCACCAACTGCTACGACTATGTTTCTTCATGGAGAGCAAAAAATGGGACTGGACCTCTTACACAATCA gagtGTATTGAACATTGTAAATTGACCACTGTCAGATCGTTGGACAAATGTGTTGGAGCCAACGTTTTCTATTCTCATACAGAAGAGCTTTGTGAAT ATGAAATTACGGCTACAGATGAGATTATCAAAAACTGTACAAAGAAATGCCAGCCTGCCTGCTA cgAGAGAAAATATGAAGTTGAATATCGTGAAAAGCATGGTTCAAAAGAAGAATTTGATTCAGGTTTG TGTACAATGATCGATAGAATGAATGAATTGGAAAATAGTTCTTACGCTTATGGATCGGTAGAAAATTGTAG aTTAAAACAGATAAAAGTAACATTCTCTTTCGAAAGATTTCGATTAAGACGTCAAATCTATAACCAACAATATCAG AGTGTGGAACTATTCAGCTACATTGGAGGATATTTGGGACTGTGGCTGGGATTGGGCTTCATCTCTCTTTTTGAATCTCTTGCAAACATCGTATGTCATCTTTGGAGAAGAGGACGATTCAAATACTCATCAGTTCAAAatctttaa